In Pseudoxanthomonas indica, the following are encoded in one genomic region:
- a CDS encoding class I SAM-dependent methyltransferase: MNFRTLSLVMLAALGTPALVHAQHAAHAASQAAADSALDQAIAAGTRTPANVLRDKYRHPRETLGFFQLKPDQTVIEITPGGGWYSEILAPYLREHGTYVAAVVDPSAVPAGGGRDYQQRSFDSLKKKFEGAPAQFDKVQLAPYSPTSPMFGAPGSADLVLTFRNVHNWRKAGQAEGMFRGFYNVLKSGGVLGVVEHRASKDVPADDDTGYVGQAQVIALAEAAGFKLAGQSEVNANARDTKDHPNGVWTLPPTNQHDAKDDAKYQAIGESDRMTLRFVKP, translated from the coding sequence ATGAACTTCCGCACCCTGTCTTTAGTCATGCTTGCAGCACTGGGCACGCCGGCACTCGTGCACGCCCAGCACGCCGCCCATGCGGCCAGCCAAGCCGCTGCCGATTCCGCCCTGGATCAGGCCATTGCCGCAGGCACGCGCACGCCGGCCAATGTACTGCGGGACAAGTATCGCCATCCGCGCGAGACGCTCGGCTTCTTCCAGCTCAAGCCGGATCAGACGGTGATCGAGATCACCCCGGGCGGCGGCTGGTACTCCGAAATCCTGGCGCCGTATCTGCGTGAGCACGGCACGTATGTCGCTGCCGTGGTGGATCCGTCTGCCGTGCCGGCGGGCGGCGGTCGCGATTACCAGCAGCGCAGCTTTGATTCGTTGAAGAAGAAGTTCGAAGGCGCACCGGCGCAGTTCGACAAGGTGCAGCTGGCGCCGTATTCGCCCACCTCGCCCATGTTTGGCGCGCCGGGTTCGGCGGATCTGGTGCTGACCTTCCGCAACGTGCACAACTGGCGCAAGGCCGGCCAGGCCGAGGGCATGTTCAGGGGCTTCTATAACGTGCTTAAGTCGGGCGGCGTGCTGGGCGTGGTGGAGCATCGTGCGAGCAAGGACGTGCCGGCCGATGACGACACCGGTTATGTGGGTCAGGCGCAGGTGATTGCCCTGGCCGAAGCGGCGGGCTTCAAGCTGGCCGGGCAGAGCGAAGTCAACGCCAATGCGCGCGACACCAAGGATCATCCCAATGGCGTGTGGACGCTGCCGCCGACCAATCAGCACGACGCCAAGGACGACGCCAAGTACCAGGCGATAGGCGAAAGTGATCGGATGACGCTGCGCTTCGTCAAACCCTGA
- a CDS encoding pseudouridine synthase produces the protein MLIAFNKPFNVLCQFTDRSEPARRTLAEFGLPPRVYAAGRLDYDSEGLLLLTDDGALAHRLTDPRHKQNKTYWAQVEGEPSPEQLTALRNGVVLNDGPTLPAQARLLETAPTLWPRDPPVRYRKTVADSWLELTINEGRNRQVRRMTAAVGLPTLRLVRVAMGSARLDGLAPGQWREVPRN, from the coding sequence ATGCTGATTGCCTTCAACAAACCCTTCAACGTGCTGTGCCAGTTCACTGATCGCAGTGAACCGGCTCGGCGCACTCTGGCCGAGTTCGGCTTGCCGCCACGCGTGTATGCCGCCGGTCGCCTGGACTACGACAGCGAAGGCCTGCTGCTGTTGACCGATGACGGCGCGCTCGCCCATCGCCTGACCGATCCGCGCCATAAGCAGAACAAGACTTATTGGGCGCAGGTGGAAGGCGAGCCTTCGCCCGAACAGCTGACGGCGCTGCGCAACGGCGTGGTGTTGAACGATGGGCCGACGCTACCGGCGCAGGCGCGTTTGCTGGAAACCGCCCCGACCCTGTGGCCACGCGATCCGCCGGTGCGTTATCGCAAGACGGTGGCGGACAGCTGGTTGGAACTGACGATCAACGAGGGTCGCAATCGCCAGGTGCGGCGCATGACCGCCGCCGTAGGATTGCCGACGCTGCGGCTGGTGCGCGTGGCGATGGGATCGGCGCGGCTCGACGGCCTGGCGCCGGGCCAGTGGCGCGAAGTGCCGCGAAACTGA